The following are encoded in a window of Ogataea parapolymorpha DL-1 chromosome VII, whole genome shotgun sequence genomic DNA:
- a CDS encoding WD repeat-containing protein srw1, which yields MSGNRLNDRNSFNNFPPLTPSTPRNNDSGVSNPILSSPGTPRRAKRKTMYSDRYIPSRTGVDLQAAFSLNSDTVQSFSAAEHSNRASGSIIENEIDCIREDEANRTFDAVLKSELFGDNLPATFSSRKSLNPSATQTSASSDPSRTQITPPGSNNPSHSGSQLNLEDGVQHTPRQSGNIFTYQSPSKSRPASSSLNVHNELYSLSPVRADSQKMLLSPQKKPRSISKVPYRVLDAPELADDFYLNLVDWGSQDVLGVGLGSCVYLWDASSGSVNRLCDLGSNDTITSLSWIGAGTHLAIGTSSGLVEIWDATMGRCTRTMTGHSSRASSLAWNQHILTSGSRDRSILHRDVRDPSHYIKRLERHKQEVCGLRWNIEENKLASGGNDNKLFVWEGMNEEPLFRFTEHQAAVKAIAWSPHQRGILASGGGTADRRIKIWNTITGLKINDVDTGSQVCNLAWSKNSNEIVSTHGYSRNQIVIWKYNTMQQIASLTGHTYRVLYLAMSPDGQTIVTGAGDETLRFWNVFEKNKNDTGPSSVLLDAFMQLR from the coding sequence ATACTCTCTTCGCCAGGGACGCCACGAAGAGCCAAGAGGAAGACAATGTATAGTGACAGGTATATTCCAAGCAGAACAGGGGTCGATCTCCAGGCAGCCTTCAGTCTGAACTCAGACACGGTCCAGTCTTTCTCCGCAGCAGAACACTCGAATAGGGCGTCGGGGTCGATTATCGAAAATGAGATCGATTGTATCCGCGAAGATGAGGCAAACAGGACGTTTGATGCGGTGCTCAAGTCcgagctttttggcgaCAACCTTCCGGCAACGTTCTCGAGCAGAAAATCCCTAAACCCCAGCGCCACGCAGACAAGCGCAAGCTCTGACCCTTCGCGAACCCAGATCACGCCTCCAGGCTCCAATAACCCAAGCCATTCGGGGTCTCAGCTCAATCTCGAAGACGGTGTTCAGCATACTCCTCGCCAATCTGGAAACATTTTCACATACCAATCGCCTTCTAAATCCCGCCCAGCATCTTCCTCGTTGAACGTGCACAACGAGCTCTATTCGCTCAGTCCGGTGCGTGCTGACAGCCAAAAGATGCTTCTGTCTCCGCAAAAAAAGCCCCGATCAATATCTAAAGTGCCTTATCGAGTGCTGGACGCCCCAGAACTCGCTGACGATTTCTACCTTAATCTTGTTGACTGGGGCTCCCAGGATGTCTTGGGAGTTGGTTTAGGCTCCTGTGTGTACTTGTGGGACGCTTCCAGCGGGTCTGTGAACCGTTTGTGCGATTTGGGCTCCAACGACACTATAACAAGCTTATCATGGATCGGAGCCGGCACACATCTGGCCATCGGAACGAGTTCAGGATTAGTGGAGATTTGGGATGCCACGATGGGTAGATGCACGCGTACAATGACAGGTCATTCGTCGCGGGCATCTTCCTTGGCATGGAACCAACACATACTGACTTCTGGATCAAGAGACAGATCCATTCTGCATCGAGACGTGCGAGATCCGTCACACTATATCAAGCGGCTCGAAAGACACAAACAGGAGGTGTGTGGGCTGAGATGGAACATtgaagaaaacaagcttGCCTCGGGAGGCAACGATAACAAGCTTTTCGTTTGGGAAGGCATGAACGAAGAGCCGCTTTTTAGATTTACCGAGCACCAAGCCGCGGTCAAGGCGATTGCATGGTCACCGCACCAGCGTGGAATTCTCGCTTCCGGTGGAGGAACTGCAGATCGAAGAATCAAGATCTGGAATACCATCACAGGactgaaaatcaacgatGTTGATACAGGATCGCAAGTCTGCAATTTGGCATGGTCAAAGAACTCAAACGAGATTGTTTCCACGCACGGCTACTCCAGGAACCAGATAGTGATCTGGAAATATAATACGATGCAGCAGATCGCGTCTTTGACCGGACATACCTACAGAGTTTTGTATCTGGCCATGTCTCCAGATGGCCAGACCATTGTCACTGGCGCTGGGGATGAGACTCTGAGATTTTGGAACgtgtttgagaaaaacaaaaatgATACTGGTCCTTCATCCGTTCTTCTCGACGCCTTCATGCAACTCAGATGA
- a CDS encoding Anaphase-promoting complex subunit 5, producing the protein MEGSEDGLVLTPILATSKIPILALIIGYCYKDLPPSTIPPILSTLVQLIEHNDPRESQTELISLYFPSLKEILKLIENAVTSFANEMNTQTPAEVANDIKAVQKYLLNSLWSINSLDMFHDFVSGVNRLLVDYQNTPKNNNVDKRTQPGKLLTSSSFLGRFVYNIAIAFEVLVFDDTVELWNTFLKYREETKELWSNLNGHKVRKSHFEEPQTPWQKQVLKNSGLLDARVDGSRQQVISQIDLAQMLEQQVQIMQKYSPPPPQSMKNILKLLSESQRGIIPSAYYIDYLESWKQSDYEGSFNALHRYFDYMMSNKQQLFYHYALLSLATLHASFNSDEEALRAIDEAILVARENKDLDCLNYLLTWLFNFLKDRPHLYSKMGNHTSRDQILQFLKIKTKENRNWVLQSMTFQYHALHFILDGGPLRKILENITRASYVLLNFDIGASIRSTFVRNCQLSASVWSRVGVPALARLYADVALDACGPNLSVFDELSIGMRRAVLAYESGDVDKAIAEFQSYEATAVNDISLMKIWQPRFMLLQSDLWLKKCRYRPVSILLARLQSQADEINDQDLYYELQLRKAQYELKVGNQGEAVKVVTNALSRIGADDHSYNHYWYIELQIFYAMIMAQSSSSPERAMTIIIDALASARKSSLITLVVKGFIVLCEMILKIDPVNSAKDAEAILEKLMPLSLQIGNLWLSSYGYYLLARVLMTKTETQEITDAHQLKDGCNKILDYLETSITGFKRMHDLEMMHKAFMVEKKLAEFSQFPDLLNHANSSISQLDTRIQEENKYSMY; encoded by the coding sequence ATGGAGGGCTCCGAAGACGGGCTGGTGCTGACGCCGatcttggccacctcgaAAATTCCAATTTTGGCATTGATCATTGGGTACTGCTACAAGGATTTACCGCCATCCACAATACCCCCAATACTCTCTACTCTGGTCCAGCTTATAGAGCACAATGACCCCAGGGAGAGCCAAACAGAGCTGATCAGCCTGTATTTTCCCTCGCTCAAGGAGATCCTCAAGTTGATAGAGAATGCAGTCACGTCGTTTGCAAATGAGATGAATACACAGACCCCCGCGGAGGTGGCCAACGATATCAAGGCTGTTCAGAAATACCTACTAAATTCGTTGTGGAGTATAAATTCTTTGGACATGTTTCACGATTTCGTTTCGGGCGTCAACCGGCTGCTCGTAGACTATCAGAATACCCCCAAAAATAACAATGTCGACAAACGAACACAACCAGGTAAGCTCCTGACCTCTTCTAGTTTTCTAGGCAGGTTTGTCTACAATATAGCAATCGCATTTGAAGTCctggtgtttgacgacaCTGTCGAGCTTTGGAACACGTTCCTCAAATACAGGGAGGAAACGAAGGAGCTTTGGTCGAACCTCAATGGCCACAAGGTCAGAAAAAGCCATTTTGAGGAACCCCAGACACCGTGGCAGAAACAGGTGTTGAAAAACAGCGGGTTACTCGACGCTCGTGTGGACGGCTCGCGTCAACAGGTCATCTCGCAAATTGACCTTGCACAGATGCTCGAACAGCAGGTTCAGATAATGCAAAAGTattctcctcctcctcccCAGtcaatgaaaaatatcttgaaACTTCTTTCCGAATCTCAACGTGGAATCATTCCTTCTGCATACTACATCGACTATTtagagagctggaaacaAAGCGACTATGAAGGCTCTTTCAATGCGCTACACCGATATTTCGACTACATGATGTCcaacaaacagcagctgtttTACCACTACGCGCTGCTTTCTCTCGCTACTTTACACGCTTCTTTTAAttccgacgaggaggctCTGAGAgccattgacgaggccATTCTTGTGGCCAGAGAAAACAAAGATCTTGATTGTCTTAACTATCTGCTTACTTGGCTATTCAACTTCCTGAAAGATAGACCGCATCTATATTCTAAGATGGGAAATCACACTAGTCGGGATCAGATTCTGCAATTTTTGAAAATCAAGACCAAAGAAAATAGAAACTGGGTGCTTCAATCAATGACTTTCCAATATCATGCTTTGCATTTCATTCTCGATGGTGGTCCGTTGCGCAAAATTCTCGAAAACATCACCCGTGCGTCCTACGTCCTTCTTAATTTCGATATTGGAGCCAGCATTAGGTCGACATTTGTGCGTAATTGCCAGCTAAGCGCCTCTGTTTGGAGCAGGGTTGGCGTCCCTGCGCTGGCTCGGCTTTACGCTGATGTGGCTCTGGACGCCTGTGGGCCCAACTTGAGCGTTTTCGATGAATTGTCGATCGGCATGCGCCGGGCAGTTCTTGCCTATGAAAGCGGAGATGTGGATAAAGCTATTGCTGAATTCCAATCGTACGAGGCGACAGCTGTGAACGACATTTCATTGATGAAGATATGGCAACCAAGATTCATGCTGCTGCAAAGCGATCTCTGGCTAAAGAAGTGTCGCTATAGACCGGTGTCCATTCTGCTGGCACGACTTCAAAGCCAGGCGGACGAGATTAATGATCAAGACCTTTACTATGAGTTACAACTACGCAAGGCGCAGTATGAGCTAAAAGTTGGCAACCAGGGCGAAGCTGTCAAGGTTGTGACAAATGCGCTCTCGCGAATCGGAGCTGATGACCATTCATACAATCATTACTGGTACATTGAGCTTCAGATCTTCTATGCGATGATCATGGCCCAATCTTCATCCAGTCCTGAGAGAGCCATGACTATTATCATTGATGCGTTGGCTTCCGCTCGCAAATCATCCTTAATCACGTTGGTGGTGAAAGGGTTCATTGTTCTGTGTGAAATGATACTGAAAATTGATCCTGTTAACTCTGCAAAGGATGCAGAGGCcattcttgaaaaactgatGCCGTTGTCGCTACAAATAGGAAACTTATGGCTCTCCTCTTACGGATACTACTTGCTTGCCCGAGTGCTCATGACTAAAACTGAAACACAGGAGATTACTGATGCACATCAGCTAAAAGACGGGTGCAACAAAATACTAGACTATCTGGAAACATCGATTACTGGATTCAAGCGTATGCACGATCTAGAAATGATGCACAAAGCATTCatggtggagaaaaagctcgcAGAGTTCAGTCAATTTCCTGACCTGTTGAACCATGCAAACAGCTCTATAAGTCAGCTGGACACACGAATACAGGAAGAAAACAAATATTCAATGTACTGA
- a CDS encoding Catalytic subunit of DNA polymerase zeta, which is involved in DNA repair and translesion synthesis has translation MGKSFEDHSLLKIDYPDPYYSSRNGYSDAPEYFAGRKFQVKCLDLQGLKPYEVATKANSNSVSIAGDGVASIWSYREHPPLYEDVLRWSVEHPDPIKTRSQLLRSQIDQATQNMKGYKVPSFQSPIVRKANNFNKLIVLNMELHVNTRGDLFPDPLEDEIRMLFWSFDDQNYPIDLGIEGSGVFVVNSHEITRKHINFPVQTFRSEVDMVRELISLVEFVDPDILSGYEIHSASWGYLLERFRKVHKMDLGVRLSRVATKQLNKVNDRWGFTHASGIKITGRHMLNLWRPLRKELSINRYSLENVVWHTLHIKIPHYEHKTLTQWFLSNSPGNLNNLVEYYMSRLHWQMKLINKMEIIERTVEESRFLGIDYYSVFYRGSQFKVESLLVRLAKAENFILISPSKKQVFKQDPLQVIPLILEPESSFYKSPLLVLDFQSLYPSLVIAHNLCYSTLLGRLHGYDPKKTQTLGITSWKLPPGLLKLFEKHITVTPNGLMFLKPNVRKSVLAKMLSEILDARILVKDTMNGLKDDSELYKLYNNRQLALKLIANVTYGYASATYSGRMPNSAIADAIVSAARETLHSAISEIEKNEKWGAKVVYGDTDSLFVYLPGKSKADAFKLGREISNHITSINPSPVRLKFEKVYFPCVLISKKRYAGYSYEHEDQETPKFDAKGIETVRRDGVPAQQKMVEKSLRLLFETKDLTKVKQYVNLQFLKIMQNKVNLQDFLFGKEIRLGSYKNPTSIPPGARITMKKVAEDHRSEPQYRERVFYMVAKGYKDQLLRDRCMAPRDFLANGNLELDAFYYITKVLIPPLQRIFNLCGVDVNKWFDELPRNLIAPNLDQLNFKTPLINSAKCINCNTVIQRTLGRTGKLCHECSANELQTIAHMRSCVRAKESQMDATMLICKRCTKRSLRNNNSPLSTALACTNEDCSVFYDRIKAITQTEKTMAAYAEYLSW, from the coding sequence ATGGGGAAAAGCTTTGAAGACCACTCACTGCTCAAAATTGATTATCCTGATCCATATTACAGCTCAAGAAATGGGTATAGTGACGCACCGGAGTACTTCGCTGGTCGCAAGTTTCAGGTCAAGTGTCTTGATCTCCAGGGCCTCAAGCCGTACGAAGTTGCTACAAAAGCCAACTCCAATTCGGTCTCTATAGCTGGAGACGGAGTAGCCAGTATTTGGAGCTATAGAGAGCACCCGCCGTTGTACGAGGATGTGCTTCGATGGTCTGTCGAGCACCCGGACCCTATCAAAACTCGGTCGCAGCTGCTTAGGTCTCAGATAGACCAAGCAACTCAGAACATGAAGGGATACAAAGTCCCTTCTTTCCAGTCCCCTATCGTGCGCAAAGCAAACAACTTTAATAAGCTGATCGTGCTGAACATGGAGCTGCACGTTAACACTCGCGGAGATCTGTTTCCGGATCCgcttgaggacgagatcaggATGCTATTCTGGTCTTTTGACGATCAAAACTATCCGATCGACCTTGGGATCGAGGGGTCCGGGGTGTTTGTGGTCAACTCTCACGAAATTACTCGAAAACATATTAACTTTCCCGTGCAAACTTTCAGAAGTGAGGTTGACATGGTGAGAGAGCTCATTTCCCTGGTTGAATTTGTGGACCCAGACATTCTCTCAGGATACGAAATTCACTCTGCTTCCTGGGGATATTTGCTGGAAAGGTTTCGAAAAGTGCATAAAATGGACCTGGGAGTGCGGTTGTCAAGAGTGGCCACCAAACAGCTGAACAAGGTGAACGACCGATGGGGCTTCACGCATGCCTCGGGCATAAAAATAACAGGCAGACACATGCTGAACTTATGGCGACCATTGCGCAAAGAGTTGAGCATCAACAGGTACTCGCTCGAGAACGTGGTCTGGCACACTTTGCATATCAAGATTCCCCATTATGAGCACAAAACTCTAACACAGTGGTTTCTTTCCAACAGTCCGGGAAACCTCAACAATCTTGTGGAGTACTACATGTCCAGGCTGCACTGGCAGATGAAACTGATCAATAAGATGGAAATCATTGAGAGAACGGTGGAGGAGTCGCGGTTTTTGGGGATCGACTATTACTCGGTGTTCTACCGCGGGTCGCAGTTCAAAGTGGAAAGTCTTCTGGTGCGTCTGGCAAAGGCAGAGAATTTCATTCTCATTTCTCCGTCGAAAAAACAGGTTTTCAAACAGGATCCACTCCAGGTGATTCCCCTAATTTTGGAGCCCGAAAGCTCGTTCTACAAGAGTCCGCTGCTTGTTCTGGATTTCCAGTCGCTTTACCCGTCTTTGGTGATTGCCCATAATTTATGCTATTCTACGTTACTTGGCAGACTACACGGCTATGACCCTAAAAAGACACAAACTTTAGGAATCACGTCCTGGAAGCTGCCACCTGGACTTTTGAAGTTGTTTGAGAAACACATCACTGTGACACCGAACGGACTTATGTTTTTGAAGCCAAACGTCAGAAAATCCGTACTGGCCAAAATGCTGAGCGAAATCCTGGACGCCCGTATTTTGGTGAAAGATACCATGAACGGCCTCAAAGACGATTCAGAGCTCTACAAGCTGTACAATAATAGACAGCTGGCGTTGAAGCTGATTGCCAATGTCACCTACGGGTACGCATCCGCGACGTACTCGGGCAGAATGCCCAACTCGGCCATAGCAGATGCCATAGTGTCTGCTGCACGCGAAACCCTGCACAGTGCAATAAGTGAGATCgagaaaaacgaaaaatGGGGCGCCAAAGTGGTATATGGAGACACAGACTCGTTGTTTGTGTATCTCCCAGGAAAGAGCAAGGCGGATGCATTCAAACTAGGCCGAGAAATATCTAACCACATCACCTCTATTAACCCGTCGCCTGTTCGTTTGAAATTCGAAAAAGTATACTTTCCTTGTGTCCTGATTAGCAAGAAACGGTACGCAGGATACTCTTACGAGCACGAAGACCAAGAAACGCCCAAGTTCGATGCCAAGGGTATAGAGACCGTGCGACGAGACGGAGTGCCTGCACAGCAAAAAATGGTGGAGAAGTCGCTTCGACTGCTGTTCGAAACCAAAGATCTCACCAAAGTCAAGCAATACGTGAACTTGCagttcctcaaaatcatgCAGAACAAGGTCAACTTGCAGGATTTCCTGTTTGGCAAAGAAATTAGATTGGGATCGTACAAAAACCCGACTTCTATTCCTCCAGGTGCTCGCATCACCATGAAGAAAGTTGCCGAAGACCATCGATCTGAGCCACAATACAGGGAAAGAGTATTCTACATGGTCGCGAAGGGGTATAAAGACCAGCTGCTTCGTGACCGATGCATGGCTCCAAGAGATTTTTTAGCTAACGGGAATCTCGAATTGGATGCATTCTATTATATTACCAAAGTGCTTATACCCCCGCTCCAACGCATTTTCAATCTCTGCGGTGTCGACGTTAATAAGTGGTTCGACGAGCTCCCGCGGAACTTGATTGCCCCGAACTTGGATCAACTGAATTTCAAAACACCTCTGATTAACAGTGCCAAGTGTATTAATTGCAATACTGTTATTCAAAGAACCCTGGGAAGAACAGGTAAACTATGTCACGAGTGCAGCGCTAATGAGCTGCAAACAATCGCTCACATGCGCTCGTGTGTGCGCGCGAAGGAATCCCAAATGGATGCCACAATGCTAATCTGCAAACGATGTACAAAACGGAGTCTGCGAAATAACAACTCACCACTTTCCACTGCGCTGGCATGTACCAACGAGGATTGCTCTGTTTTCTACGATCGAATCAAAGCGATCACTCAAACGGAGAAAACGATGGCAGCTTACGCTGAGTACCTCAGCTGGTGA
- a CDS encoding Peroxisomal membrane protein PEX25: protein MSSNDDLYREGGALGVYSYYYQTKKDNFNKVRLTSPIRGQTMTSVNGGHLPPSRLQTPVSMNRVPRLDIMSPHPIEEDLVIPNKELVADAIQRKPLIRPSNLDLWIRVMSQLAGKDKVGKCIQYGLRILIAYSIRARKTQFLNNFKLTSVDFNGKTQDVLRQLVARPELIVVFFLGQFEARFVGLTKILSIYRQMLRAGTVPTKVLKMLSRISETAGVLQSSEKASTKLQRLKSDWCNFKSLGEICALYYAWFDESLLAYKIGLLDEKTTPNYRKFAVRHEALAWYTNIILGLRAQFEKLSQLSNKENSLKINYQVKQRAKRLVSTIKPDQSPISLYGPLENTDTKTQLVQYSTELKKISKEKYMVQLEILKLLCDFAYDTVNVFHLKIDEPLHLLFGLGAGAISLSKIWIAEKEKMEKELNPGLN, encoded by the coding sequence ATGTCGTCTAACGACGATCTTTATAGGGAAGGAGGTGCTTTAGGAGTTTATTCGTATTACTACCAGACGAAAAAGGATAACTTCAACAAAGTCAGGTTGACATCTCCGATAAGAGGACAAACCATGACTAGCGTTAACGGGGGCCATCTGCCTCCTTCGAGACTACAAACTCCCGTTTCTATGAACCGCGTGCCACGCCTAGACATCATGAGTCCGCATCCTATTGAAGAAGACCTCGTGATACccaacaaggagctggttGCGGACGCAATACAGCGAAAGCCCCTTATCAGGCCCTCCAACCTGGACCTGTGGATCAGAGTGATGTCGCAGCTAGCAGGCAAGGACAAAGTTGGCAAATGTATTCAATACGGACTACGGATTTTGATTGCCTATTCCATTAGAGCTCGCAAAACACAGTTTCTCAACAACTTCAAGCTGACAAGCGTAGATTTCAACGGAAAGACTCAAGATGTGCTTCGACAGCTTGTTGCACGGCCAGAACTGATAGTGGTGTTTTTTCTGGGCCAATTTGAGGCCAGGTTCGTCGGCCTCACCAAAATCCTCTCGATTTACAGGCAGATGCTACGGGCCGGTACTGTGCCAACGAAAGTTCTCAAAATGTTGTCCCGGATCTCGGAGACTGCGGGTGTTTTGCAGTCGTCAGAAAAAGCGTCCACGAAACTGCAGCGACTGAAGTCTGACTGGTGCAATTTCAAGTCGTTGGGTGAAATTTGCGCGCTTTACTACGCTTGGTTTGACGAGTCTCTGCTCGCGTACAAGATCGGTCTTCTGGACGAAAAGACGACTCCCAACTACCGTAAATTTGCCGTCAGACATGAGGCGCTTGCCTGGTACACAAACATCATACTGGGACTTCGTGCACAGTTCGAGAAGCTGTCCCAACTGAGCAATAAAGAAAACTCTTTAAAGATCAACTACCAAGTTAAACAGCGCGCCAAACGGCTTGTTTCCACGATCAAACCTGACCAGTCCCCAATATCACTATATGGGCCACTGGAAAACACAGATACCAAAACACAACTGGTGCAGTACTCTAcagagctgaagaaaatctCCAAGGAGAAATACATGGTGCAGCTCGAGATCCTCAAGCTGCTATGCGATTTCGCCTATGATACAGTCAATGTGTTCCATTTAAAGATTGACGAGCCCCTGCATCTTCTTTTCGGGCTCGGAGCAGGAGCGATTTCTTTGTCGAAAATATGGATAgccgaaaaagagaagatGGAAAAGGAGCTAAATCCTGGCCTAAAttga
- a CDS encoding Imidazoleglycerol-phosphate dehydratase yields the protein MTEEKKRKLDMNGTSRRFAEVRRITNETKIQVILSLDGGFVSCKDSILDKEYDHASQATSAQVIYINTGIGFLDHMIHALAKHSGWSLIVECKGDLHIDDHHSAEDVAIALGETFKKALGPVKGMKRFGYAYAPLDEALSRAVVDLSNRPYAVIELGLKREKIGDLSCEMIPHVLESFATSAHITLHVDCIRGFNDHHRSESAFKALAVAIREAISYTGRDDVPSTKGVLM from the coding sequence atgactgaagagaaaaagagaaagctGGACATGAACGGCACTTCTCGTCGTTTTGCCGAAGTCAGACGTATCACCAACGAAACCAAGATCCAGGTCATTCTGAGTCTGGATGGAGGCTTCGTCTCGTGCAAAGACtccattttggacaaggagTACGATCACGCCTCGCAAGCGACCTCGGCACAAGTGATTTATATCAACACCGGTATTGGATTCCTGGACCATATGATCCATGCTTTGGCCAAACACTCGGGATGGTCTTTAATTGTCGAGTGCAAGGGAGACCTCCACATAGACGACCACCATTCGGCCGAGGACGTCGCTATTGCCTTGGGCGAAACGTTCAAAAAAGCACTCGGTCCTGTGAAAGGAATGAAACGGTTCGGATATGCCTATGCTCCTCTGGACGAGGCTTTAAGTCGAGCTGTGGTGGATCTGTCGAACAGACCGTACGCTGTGATCGAGCTGGGGCTCAAGAGGGAAAAAATCGGAGACCTGAGCTGCGAGATGATACCGCATGTTCTAGAGAGTTTTGCTACCAGCGCACACATAACTTTGCACGTGGATTGCATCCGGGGTTTCAACGATCACCACCGCAGCGAGAGCGCATTTAAGGCGCTGGCGGTCGCGATCAGAGAGGCGATTTCGTACACGGGACGAGACGACGTTCCTAGCACGAAAGGTGTGCTCATGTAA
- a CDS encoding Succinate dehydrogenase assembly factor 2, mitochondrial: MLRLVRPIRTFSFIRPLLNEGSSRHSLRQEDGEVKIKVEPLPRINESTETKRRRLLYQSRKRGILESDLLLSRFADKYLDTMTPSELEEYDKLLDEPDWDIYYWATKNYDVTPLPDKWKNSKILKQLQELSENKDNEILRMPDLK, translated from the coding sequence atGCTTAGATTAGTCAGACCAATAAGAACGTTCTCATTCATAAGaccgctgctcaacgaaGGATCCAGCCGCCACAGCCTCAGACAGGAGGATGGAGAAGTCAAGATCAAGGTGGAGCCACTTCCAAGAATCAACGAGTCTACAGAAACaaagagaagaagattgcTTTACCAATCCAGGAAGAGAGGCATCTTGGAGTCCGACCTGCTATTGAGCAGATTCGCCGACAAATACCTGGACACTATGACCCCAAGCGAACTGGAAGAGTACGATAAACTTCTTGACGAGCCAGATTGGGACATCTATTATTGGGCAACTAAGAACTATGATGTTACTCCTCTACCTGACAAATGGAAGAACtccaagattttgaaaCAATTACAGGAGTTGAGCGAAAATAAAGATAACGAGATCCTCAGAATGCCTGACCTCAAATAA
- a CDS encoding Hsp90 co-chaperone Cdc37: MPIDYSKWDKIELSDDSDIEVHPNVDKRSFIRWKQRDIHEKRMQRNNEIKGLTIQKEMYTRLNARVDKMVATLGDSIADEKKRNEFLNTNFDPKEKCTLEENADNIPYNEMVEDLFVQISDDLKKEDKDSNDPKLVLAKLLEHRAKIESVLKQIDPKLEELKKEKELHISSEDIHDGWNSSIINKTPSSSAPPSADSGSSKKTKSTATTIETINSPEVAKLAQVPSKPLDQLDELELLPETKEFASIPATDLLKSIKFLESHLYIVCEQQKDALMMSTFDAQLSGDTKTAKQTVHQALILQYLNDLFNAAGGPKATIQQKQQAVGLFVTKLMDKSSPAARTFEADLEKTYKHIVSRCEVIKQEQEQNAEQEGVEQIQLRSMDPNSELVVNLPTEGTPEYETFKQIPENMRKALETKELDAINKVFATMSISEAENVLELFDKCGVIQIQALLENEDEFNHLKEEYEELGDDEAAEVGEQPSSTADIVD; encoded by the coding sequence ATGCCAATTGATTATTCCAAATGGGACAAGATCGAGCTTTCTGATGACTCCGACATAGAGGTGCACCCAAATGTCGACAAGAGGTCTTTTATCAGGTGGAAACAGAGAGACATCCACGAAAAGCGGATGCAAAGAaacaacgagatcaaagGGCTGACAATCCAAAAGGAGATGTACACCAGATTAAACGCGCGGGTGGATAAGATGGTTGCAACTTTGGGGGACAGTATTGCAGATGAAAAGAAGCGGAACGAGTTTTTAAACACCAATTTCGATCCAAAGGAGAAGTGCACCTTGGAGGAAAACGCCGACAATATTCCTTACAACGAAATGGTTGAAGACCTTTTTGTGCAGATTTCGGACGACCTAAAAAAGGAAGACAAGGATAGCAACGATCCAAAGCTTGTGCTGGCAAAACTGCTTGAGCACAGAGCGAAAATTGAGTCTGTTTTGAAGCAGATAGATCCAAAActcgaggagctcaagaaggagaaagagtTACACATTTCGAGCGAGGATATTCACGACGGGTGGAACAGCTCAATTATCAACAAAACTCCATCATCTTCTGCTCCCCCATCGGCCGACTCTggctcttccaaaaagaCCAAATCCACAGCTACTACCATAGAAACAATAAACAGCCCAGAAGTCGCCAAATTAGCCCAAGTGCCTTCCAAGCCTTTGGACCAGCTTGACGAGCTTGAACTTTTGCCAGAAACGAAGGAGTTTGCAAGTATCCCTGCTACCGACTTGTTGAAGAGCATCAAGTTCCTTGAAAGCCATCTTTACATCGTTTGCGAGCAGCAGAAAGATGCTTTGATGATGAGCACGTTTGACGCCCAACTAAGTGGCGACACCAAGACTGCCAAACAGACCGTTCATCAGGCACTGATTCTTCAATACTTGAACGATTTATTCAatgctgctggtggaccaAAGGCTACAATTcagcagaagcagcagGCGGTTGGATTGTTTGTTACTAAGTTAATGGACAAATCGTCGCCAGCCGCTCGCACGTTTGAGGCAGATTTGGAAAAGACATATAAACATATTGTTAGCAGGTGTGAAGTCATCAAGCAGGAACAAGAACAGAACGCCGAACAAGAAGGCGTGGAGCAAATCCAATTAAGATCTATGGATCCAAATTCAGAGCTCGTTGTTAATCTTCCAACCGAAGGTACTCCTGAATATGAAACTTTCAAGCAGATCCCAGAGAACATGCGAAAGGCTCTGGAGACCAAGGAACTCGACGCCATAAACAAAGTCTTTGCTACCATGTCGATTTCAGAAGCTGAAAACGTATTAGAACTATTTGACAAGTGTGGTGTGATCCAGATCCAAGCTTTGTTGGAAaacgaggacgagtttAACCATTTGAAGGAGGAATATGAGGAGCTAGGAGACGACGAAGCTGCGGAAGTTGGTGAACAGCCATCGTCTACCGCGGACATCGTGGACTAG